One part of the Lycium ferocissimum isolate CSIRO_LF1 chromosome 8, AGI_CSIRO_Lferr_CH_V1, whole genome shotgun sequence genome encodes these proteins:
- the LOC132067584 gene encoding protein DETOXIFICATION 14-like isoform X1, which yields MFSQKRSFVQVQDSYFFFFFNMENIEEGLLLKERELVELRWGVIWEEMKEVGYLAGPMIAVTLSMYLLQVISMMMVGHLGELSLSSTAIALSLAGVTGFSFLLGMASALETLCGQAFGAKQYQRLGTQTYTAILSLFIVCIPLTVLWIYMGKLLTFIGQDPQISHEAGKFMKWLIPALFAYANLQALVRYFQMQTMIAPMLISSCITICFHIPLSWVLVFYSGLGNIGAAVAIGISMWLNVIILASYMRLNSACAKTRAPMSWEIVTGMGEFFRFAIPSTIMICLQWWSFELLILLSGLLPNPQLETSVLSICLNTISTLYAIPYGLSGAVSTRVSNQLGAGNPQGARVSVVSVMLIAATETILVSTTLFACRNVFGYIFSNEKEVVDYVASMAPLLCLSVITDSLQGILSGVARGCGWQHIGAYVNLASFYLCGIPTAASLAFWLNFRGKGLWIGILSGAALQTILLSVITCCTNWKKQAAMARERLLADEKLSIDHRLM from the exons ATGTTTTCTCAAAAGAGGTCCTTTGTACAAGTTCAGgactcctattttttttttttttttaacatggaGAATATAGAAGAAGGATtgttattgaaagaaagagaattaGTAGAATTGAGATGGGGAGTAATATGGGAAGAAATGAAGGAAGTTGGTTATTTGGCTGGACCAATGATAGCTGTGACACTTTCAATGTATTTGTTGCAAGTTATATCAATGATGATGGTTGGTCATTTGGGTGAACTTTCTCTCTCAAGTACTGCCATTGCTCTTTCTCTTGCTGGAGTCACTGGTTTCAGCTTTCTT TTAGGAATGGCCAGTGCACTAGAAACCCTTTGCGGACAGGCTTTCGGAGCTAAGCAATACCAAAGACTTGGTACTCAAACATATACAGCCATTTTGTCTCTCTTCATTGTTTGCATTCCTCTCACGGTCTTATGGATATATATGGGAAAGTTGCTTACATTCATCGGGCAAGATCCTCAGATTTCTCACGAAGCCGGAAAGTTCATGAAGTGGCTTATTCCTGCTCTCTTTGCTTATGCAAATCTTCAGGCACTTGTTCGGTACTTTCAGATGCAAACTATGATTGCTCCAATGCTCATAAGCTCTTGCATTACGATATGCTTCCACATACCGTTGTCTTGGGTGCTAGTGTTTTACTCTGGCTTAGGTAATATTGGTGCGGCGGTGGCTATTGGTATATCGATGTGGTTGAATGTCATAATCCTTGCTTCGTACATGAGGTTGAATTCTGCTTGTGCAAAAACCCGTGCACCAATGTCATGGGAGATCGTCACGGGAATGGGAGAGTTTTTTCGATTTGCTATCCCTTCTACCATCATGATTTG TCTTCAATGGTGGTCATTTGAGCTGCTTATCTTGCTATCCGGGCTATTACCGAATCCCCAACTTGAAACTTCAGTGCTATCCATATG CCTGAACACCATTTCAACCCTTTATGCAATTCCATATGGTCTCTCTGGTGCTGTAAG CACTCGAGTTTCTAATCAATTAGGAGCTGGAAATCCTCAAGGAGCTCGTGTATCCGTGGTTTCTGTAATGCTCATAGCAGCCACAGAGACAATATTAGTAAGCACAACTCTATTTGCCTGTCGAAACGTATTTGGCTACATTTTCAGCAACGAGAAGGAAGTCGTGGACTATGTTGCAAGCATGGCTCCTCTTCTATGTCTATCGGTCATAACTGACAGCTTGCAAGGAATCCTTTCAG GTGTCGCGAGGGGATGTGGTTGGCAGCATATCGGAGCCTATGTCAATCTTGCTTCATTTTACCTATGTGGAATTCCTACTGCTGCTTCATTGGCTTTTTGGCTCAATTTTCGGGGGAAAGGGTTGTGGATCGGCATACTTTCTGGTGCAGCTCTGCAGACTATTCTACTCTCTGTGATCACTTGCTGCACAAATTGGAAAAAACAAGCTGCAATGGCAAGGGAGAGGCTTCTTGCTGATGAAAAATTATCTATTGATCACAGGCTGATGTAA
- the LOC132067584 gene encoding protein DETOXIFICATION 14-like isoform X2, whose product MENIEEGLLLKERKNHKGSIELRWEAIWEEAKEVGYLAGPMIAVTLSQYFLQVISLMMVGHLGELSLSSTALALSLAAVTGFSFLLGMASALETLCGQAFGAKQYQRLGTQTYTAILSLFIVCIPLTVLWIYMGKLLTFIGQDPQISHEAGKFMKWLIPALFAYANLQALVRYFQMQTMIAPMLISSCITICFHIPLSWVLVFYSGLGNIGAAVAIGISMWLNVIILASYMRLNSACAKTRAPMSWEIVTGMGEFFRFAIPSTIMICLQWWSFELLILLSGLLPNPQLETSVLSICLNTISTLYAIPYGLSGAVSTRVSNQLGAGNPQGARVSVVSVMLIAATETILVSTTLFACRNVFGYIFSNEKEVVDYVASMAPLLCLSVITDSLQGILSGVARGCGWQHIGAYVNLASFYLCGIPTAASLAFWLNFRGKGLWIGILSGAALQTILLSVITCCTNWKKQAAMARERLLADEKLSIDHRLM is encoded by the exons atggagAATATAGAAGAAGGATtgttattgaaagaaagaaaaaatcatAAGGGTAGTATTGAATTGAGATGGGAAGCAATTTGGGAGGAAGCAAAAGAAGTTGGTTATTTGGCTGGTCCAATGATAGCAGTGACACTTTCACAGTACTTCTTGCAAGTTATATCATTAATGATGGTTGGTCATTTGGGTGAACTTTCTCTCTCAAGTACTGCCCTTGCTCTTTCTCTTGCTGCAGTCACTGGTTTCAGCTTTCTT TTAGGAATGGCCAGTGCACTAGAAACCCTTTGCGGACAGGCTTTCGGAGCTAAGCAATACCAAAGACTTGGTACTCAAACATATACAGCCATTTTGTCTCTCTTCATTGTTTGCATTCCTCTCACGGTCTTATGGATATATATGGGAAAGTTGCTTACATTCATCGGGCAAGATCCTCAGATTTCTCACGAAGCCGGAAAGTTCATGAAGTGGCTTATTCCTGCTCTCTTTGCTTATGCAAATCTTCAGGCACTTGTTCGGTACTTTCAGATGCAAACTATGATTGCTCCAATGCTCATAAGCTCTTGCATTACGATATGCTTCCACATACCGTTGTCTTGGGTGCTAGTGTTTTACTCTGGCTTAGGTAATATTGGTGCGGCGGTGGCTATTGGTATATCGATGTGGTTGAATGTCATAATCCTTGCTTCGTACATGAGGTTGAATTCTGCTTGTGCAAAAACCCGTGCACCAATGTCATGGGAGATCGTCACGGGAATGGGAGAGTTTTTTCGATTTGCTATCCCTTCTACCATCATGATTTG TCTTCAATGGTGGTCATTTGAGCTGCTTATCTTGCTATCCGGGCTATTACCGAATCCCCAACTTGAAACTTCAGTGCTATCCATATG CCTGAACACCATTTCAACCCTTTATGCAATTCCATATGGTCTCTCTGGTGCTGTAAG CACTCGAGTTTCTAATCAATTAGGAGCTGGAAATCCTCAAGGAGCTCGTGTATCCGTGGTTTCTGTAATGCTCATAGCAGCCACAGAGACAATATTAGTAAGCACAACTCTATTTGCCTGTCGAAACGTATTTGGCTACATTTTCAGCAACGAGAAGGAAGTCGTGGACTATGTTGCAAGCATGGCTCCTCTTCTATGTCTATCGGTCATAACTGACAGCTTGCAAGGAATCCTTTCAG GTGTCGCGAGGGGATGTGGTTGGCAGCATATCGGAGCCTATGTCAATCTTGCTTCATTTTACCTATGTGGAATTCCTACTGCTGCTTCATTGGCTTTTTGGCTCAATTTTCGGGGGAAAGGGTTGTGGATCGGCATACTTTCTGGTGCAGCTCTGCAGACTATTCTACTCTCTGTGATCACTTGCTGCACAAATTGGAAAAAACAAGCTGCAATGGCAAGGGAGAGGCTTCTTGCTGATGAAAAATTATCTATTGATCACAGGCTGATGTAA